In Anopheles gambiae chromosome 2, idAnoGambNW_F1_1, whole genome shotgun sequence, a single window of DNA contains:
- the LOC1281862 gene encoding box A-binding factor isoform X26: MADSTEEINQILDNKTQSPGTIEAGNRDATVQKQSRPSSANRELQKEREERIKQMKERQNEERQKKLEELKAQALAAQKFREQKEEERRRRMDDLRRRESDRRSQVEERRRAIIEADNERREYILRKNQERDQRMETKRRNDRGSIQFAFGSSTPRMIDTSDSGMCSSFWAHRRATSITNVAYTGAALTRRSSERELTDSASKKRATSASGLDRSTDDQRRMSSSMYEVFNWTSTSECPRKLTFSLAGSGINIDDPPTAAEYQPAASRNYASGKDDTAEMNYQRTVNRRKTDLMPTIPSPRDSSRSSLGTHTPRTPGRAFSMTRLDQLAQPRRRNGEHISAILERERRQALELENLTRLSLSSSRSSPTGSGGNSKRMSRSMSQLAGSGAKYRNQSQDSNSGRSPGFGGGRKSSFNSSSINSGSTSPMRRNDTSKSMSQLNTAGSTPRITKTERLRQQYHHHQQQQQHHQQHQNQLLVTNGLRSGEMTPTSLNTSRPGSAMSSSTTASGIVYRRTLPAQRKPRPASIAVTGVSASGLKEDKPPLPKTGSGASTGSGVSSATSKHRLSSAGSGSLTTTPAKSASGTETPTKKPLTLHSAEKRSAGARGATPKASSTPLQSPGPEKASRNLLDSLKKSADGPKKVPASKTPAQKDDAVVVEAKQEPPSVAAPKVEELSAQQEAILQRDDGSQQASLVEVDQSFGQEEQPQQQQEEVVVPVQQEAPAPAQTEDAELPKQAEEAVTVEVVEQAPTTKQQQQAPLEQQDVSAVQAAEPTMMVAEEVPENVNGSLTVEVSGAGADAMTASMIAKRINTEEEAKAALAERRRLAREEAERLAELERKRIEAEEQAERQRILEEEERLRKLEEETIRLAEEQRRMEEERLQQAIEEARRRDEEERKRREEEARQKAEREEAERKAREEAERQRVEMAERLKKEEKEREERRKRVEAIMSRTRAKGAANNTPTKNNEDDKENAMSKSQIVLSSTPAALPTGTAMSASTISMTDSFIASEIRQEQQQQQQQTQHQSLEQAMESLSLSNNNTTSSNSSSSSSDTLANSSTINNNINNNNNNTNGGNVQFDKSVTEKENLLLASSTAGAAVVVANNNLNNGSTSNGTVVEPATNEEGTNGTKGESLLLTTNGKSEQQSPAMMASSNGSSNATTANSTSDLIIEDALMGQTNGHKNGTMDNVFAVNDSMKAQTVPTELTNNFYTPKNGDHHQNGDSSGDGADRDAYPSLIEPNTAGTEQQQHCSSFDSSGTVSTATTETTIVMADGASTNADQLIDFASFSTSEEPFGHSMPRDASVSDANFNPLLASPAFGGSVAGAGSENETSLAQHTPLDVHNISNNNSINPFFTVSDPVLLDSKRRESGGNDAPEAVLFDLTLDNTGNGGSNNSITSSPFFNNNNNNNTAPSSNNTPWLVSATTDGQENRDLSLL; encoded by the exons CTGGAAACAGAGATGCGACCGTACAAAAACAGTCAAGGCCGTCTTCAGCCAATAGAG AACTGCAAAAGGAACGTGAGGAACGAATAAAACAGATGAAGGAACGACAGAACGAGGAGCGGCAGAAGAAGCTCGAGGAGCTGAAGGCACAAGCACTAGCGGCGCAAAAGTTCCGCGAGCAGAAGGAGGAAGAACGACGCCGCCGGATGGACGACCTGCGGAGGCGGGAAAGTGACCGACGGTCACAGGTCGAGGAGCGTCGCCGGGCCATCATCGAGGCCGATAACGAGCGACGGGAGTACATACTGCGCAAGAACCAGGAGCGGGATCAGCGCATGGAGACGAAACGACGCAACGATCGAGGCTCGATCCAGTTCGCTTTCGGATCGTCGACACCGCGGATGATCGATACCAGTGACAGTGGCATGTGCAGCTCGTTCTGGGCTCATAGGAG AGCCACATCCATTACGAACGTAGCGTATACAGGGGCGGCATTAACGAGGCGTAGTTCCGAGCGCGAACTAACCGACAGTGCGTCGAAGAAACGAGCTACCTCTGCCAGTGGTCTCGACCGATCGACCGACG ACCAACGGCGAATGTCCAGCTCGATGTACGAGGTGTTCAACTGGACGAGCACCAGCGAGTGTCCGAGAAAGCTAACGTTCTCGCTGGCTGGGTCCGGCATCAACATCGACGATCCTCCGACGGCTGCCGAATATCAACCGGCAGCTTCGCGCAATTATGCTAGCGGAAAGG ACGATACAGCAGAAATGAACTATCAGCGCACTGTCAATCGTCGAAAGACCGATCTAATGCCTACCATTCCTAGTCCTCGTGATAGCTCTAGATCGTCTCTCGGTACACACACTCCCAGAACACCAG GCCGAGCGTTCTCGATGACACGCTTGGATCAGCTGGCGCAACCACGACGACGCAACGGCGAGCACATCAGCGCGATTCTGGAGCGCGAGCGCCGTCAGGCCCTGGAGCTGGAGAACCTTACCCGTTTGTCACTGTCCTCGTCCCGCTCGTCGCCGACCGGTAGCGGCGGCAACAGCAAGCGAATGTCGCGCAGCATGTCTCAGCTGGCCGGCAGCGGTGCAAAGTATCGGAACCAATCGCAGGACTCGAATTCCGGTCGCAGTCCCGGCTTCGGCGGAGGTCGCAAGTCATCGTTCAATTCGTCGTCAATTAACAGTGGCAGCACGTCGCCCATGCGTCGCAACGATACCTCCAAGAGCATGTCCCAGCTGAACACGGCCGGCAGCACACCGCGCATCACCAAAACCGAGCGTCTCCGCCAGcagtaccaccaccatcagcagcaacagcagcatcaccaaCAGCATCAGAATCAGCTCCTGGTGACGAACG GTCTTCGTTCCGGTGAAATGACGCCCACCAGTCTGAACACTTCGCGGCCAGGAAGTGCAATGTCCAGCTCGACGACCGCGTCCGGTATCGTATATCGACGAACCCTGCCAGCACAACGTAAACCACGACCGGCCAGTATCGCCGTCACGGGCGTATCTGCTTCCGGCCTGAAGgaag ATAAACCTCCACTCCCAAAGACAGGATCCGGCGCATCGACCGGCAGCGGTGTATCTAGCGCGACCAGCAAACATCGGCTATCGAGCGCTGGTTCCGGCAGCCTCACCACGACCCCTGCAAAATCCGCATCCGGCACGGAAACGCCCACGAAGAAACCGTTGACGCTGCATTCGGCAGAGAAACGTTCCGCGGGCGCGAGAGGTGCCACACCGAAAGCGTCCTCTACGCCGCTGCAATCACCTGGACCGGAGAAGGCATCGCGCAACCTGCTGGATTCGTTGAAGAAATCGGCCGATGGCCCCAAGAAGGTCCCGGCGTCGAAGACTCCCGCTCAAAAGGATGATGCAGTGGTGGTGGAAGCCAAACAGGAACCGCCGTCGGTTGCTGCTCCCAAGGTGGAAGAGCTGAGCGCCCAGCAGGAAGCGATCCTGCAACGTGACGATGGCTCGCAGCAGGCTTCACTGGTAGAGGTGGATCAATCGTTCGGACAAGAGGaacagccacagcagcagcaggaagagGTGGTGGTTCCGGTGCAGCAAGAAGCTCCGGCACCCGCACAGACAGAGGACGCTGAACTACCAAAGCAAGCAGAAGAAGCCGTTACGGTGGAGGTAGTAGAACAAgcgccaaccacgaagcaacaacagcaagctCCATTGGAGCAACAGGACGTTAGTGCTGTTCAAGCAGCAGAGCCTACAATGATGGTCGCGGAAGAGGTACCAGAGAACGTTAACGGTAGTTTAACTGTTGAAGTATCTGGGGCCGGGGCTGACGCAATGACCGCTTCCATGATCGCCAAGCGCATCAACACGGAGGAGGAAGCAAAGGCTGCACTGGCCGAGCGTCGTCGTTTGGCGCGCGAGGAAGCCGAACGACTGGCGGAACTGGAGCGCAAGCGTATCGAGGCCGAGGAGCAGGCCGAGCGGCAGCGCATCCTGGAGGAAGAAGAGCGCCTGCGCAAGCTGGAAGAGGAAACGATCCGGCTGGCCGAGGAGCAGCGGCGCATGGAGGAGGAGCGGCTTCAGCAGGCCATCGAGGAGGCACGCCGACGGGATGAGGAGGAACGCAAGCGGCGCGAAGAGGAAGCTCGGCAAAAGGCGGAGCGCGAGGAGGCCGAGCGTAAGGCGCGCGAGGAAGCCGAACGGCAGCGCGTCGAGATGGCCGAGCGGCTgaagaaggaggaaaaggagcgCGAGGAACGCCGGAAGCGCGTTGAAGCAATCATGTCCCGTACCCGTGCCAAGGGAGCAGCCAACAACACGCCGACAAAG AATAACGAAGACGACAAGGAAAATGCCATGTCCAAGAGCCAGATTGTACTTTCGTCCACGCCGGCCGCCCTACCAACCGGTACTGCCATGTCCGCATCTACCATATCGATGACCGATTCGTTCATTGCGTCCGAAATTCgacaagagcagcagcagcagcagcaacagaccCAACACCAGTCCCTGGAACAGGCGATGGAGTCCCTGTCGctgagcaacaacaacaccaccagtagcaatagcagcagtagcagcagtgacACCCTAGCCAACAGTAGCACCattaacaacaacatcaacaataacaacaacaacaccaacggcGGTAACGTGCAGTTCGACAAGTCCGTGACGGAGAAGGAGAACCTACTGCTCGCCAGCAGTACCGCCGGTGCCGCCGTGGTGGTGGCTAACAACAATCTCAACAACGGTAGCACCAGCAATGGTACCGTGGTCGAACCAGCCACCAACGAGGAAGGCACTAACGGCACCAAGGGTGAGTCGCTTCTACTGACGACGAACGGCAAATCGGAGCAGCAGTCGCCAGCGATGATGGCGAGCAGCAATGGCAGCAGCAATGCCACCACAGCCAACAGCACCTCGGACCTGATCATCGAGGATGCGCTGATGGGCCAAACCAACGGACACAAGAACGGCACCATGGACAATGTGTT TGCTGTGAATGATTCGATGAAGGCGCAGACCGTTCCGACCGAACTAACTAACAATTTCTACACGCCGAAAAATGGTGATCATCACCAGAACGGCGACAGCAGCGGCGACGGCGCTGATCGGGACGCATACCCTTCCTTGATCGAGCCGAACACTGCCGGaacggaacagcagcagcactgctCGTCCTTTGACTCGTCTGGCACTGTCTCCACTGCCACGACAGAAACAACCATCGTTATGGCGGACGGTGCAAGCACCAATGCTGACCAGCTGATCGATTTCGCTAGCTTTTCCACCAGCGAGGAACCGTTCGGCCATTCGATGCCTCGCGATGCAAGCGTCAGCGATGCTAACTTCAACCCGCTTCTCGCCTCTCCCGCGTTCGGCGGTagtgttgctggtgctggcaGCGAGAACGAGACGAGCCTAGCGCAACATACACCCCTCGATGTGCATAACATATCCAACAACAATAGTATTAACCCCTTCTTCACTGTGAGCGATCCCGTGCTGCTCGACAGCAAACGACGAGAGTCTGGTGGAAACGATGCACCCGAAGCGGTCCTCTTTGATCTAACCCTTGATAACACCGGGAACggcggcagcaacaacagtatCACTAGCAGTCCCTTtttcaataacaacaacaacaataacactgCACCATCATCCAACAACACTCCCTGGCTAGTCTCGGCGACAACCGACGGTCAAGAGAATCGAG ACTTGTCGCTCTTGTGA
- the LOC1281862 gene encoding box A-binding factor isoform X31 yields MADSTEEINQILDNKTQSPGTIEELQKEREERIKQMKERQNEERQKKLEELKAQALAAQKFREQKEEERRRRMDDLRRRESDRRSQVEERRRAIIEADNERREYILRKNQERDQRMETKRRNDRGSIQFAFGSSTPRMIDTSDSGMCSSFWAHRRATSITNVAYTGAALTRRSSERELTDSASKKRATSASGLDRSTDDQRRMSSSMYEVFNWTSTSECPRKLTFSLAGSGINIDDPPTAAEYQPAASRNYASGKDDTAEMNYQRTVNRRKTDLMPTIPSPRDSSRSSLGTHTPRTPGRAFSMTRLDQLAQPRRRNGEHISAILERERRQALELENLTRLSLSSSRSSPTGSGGNSKRMSRSMSQLAGSGAKYRNQSQDSNSGRSPGFGGGRKSSFNSSSINSGSTSPMRRNDTSKSMSQLNTAGSTPRITKTERLRQQYHHHQQQQQHHQQHQNQLLVTNGLRSGEMTPTSLNTSRPGSAMSSSTTASGIVYRRTLPAQRKPRPASIAVTGVSASGLKEDKPPLPKTGSGASTGSGVSSATSKHRLSSAGSGSLTTTPAKSASGTETPTKKPLTLHSAEKRSAGARGATPKASSTPLQSPGPEKASRNLLDSLKKSADGPKKVPASKTPAQKDDAVVVEAKQEPPSVAAPKVEELSAQQEAILQRDDGSQQASLVEVDQSFGQEEQPQQQQEEVVVPVQQEAPAPAQTEDAELPKQAEEAVTVEVVEQAPTTKQQQQAPLEQQDVSAVQAAEPTMMVAEEVPENVNGSLTVEVSGAGADAMTASMIAKRINTEEEAKAALAERRRLAREEAERLAELERKRIEAEEQAERQRILEEEERLRKLEEETIRLAEEQRRMEEERLQQAIEEARRRDEEERKRREEEARQKAEREEAERKAREEAERQRVEMAERLKKEEKEREERRKRVEAIMSRTRAKGAANNTPTKNNEDDKENAMSKSQIVLSSTPAALPTGTAMSASTISMTDSFIASEIRQEQQQQQQQTQHQSLEQAMESLSLSNNNTTSSNSSSSSSDTLANSSTINNNINNNNNNTNGGNVQFDKSVTEKENLLLASSTAGAAVVVANNNLNNGSTSNGTVVEPATNEEGTNGTKGESLLLTTNGKSEQQSPAMMASSNGSSNATTANSTSDLIIEDALMGQTNGHKNGTMDNVFAVNDSMKAQTVPTELTNNFYTPKNGDHHQNGDSSGDGADRDAYPSLIEPNTAGTEQQQHCSSFDSSGTVSTATTETTIVMADGASTNADQLIDFASFSTSEEPFGHSMPRDASVSDANFNPLLASPAFGGSVAGAGSENETSLAQHTPLDVHNISNNNSINPFFTVSDPVLLDSKRRESGGNDAPEAVLFDLTLDNTGNGGSNNSITSSPFFNNNNNNNTAPSSNNTPWLVSATTDGQENRDLSLL; encoded by the exons AACTGCAAAAGGAACGTGAGGAACGAATAAAACAGATGAAGGAACGACAGAACGAGGAGCGGCAGAAGAAGCTCGAGGAGCTGAAGGCACAAGCACTAGCGGCGCAAAAGTTCCGCGAGCAGAAGGAGGAAGAACGACGCCGCCGGATGGACGACCTGCGGAGGCGGGAAAGTGACCGACGGTCACAGGTCGAGGAGCGTCGCCGGGCCATCATCGAGGCCGATAACGAGCGACGGGAGTACATACTGCGCAAGAACCAGGAGCGGGATCAGCGCATGGAGACGAAACGACGCAACGATCGAGGCTCGATCCAGTTCGCTTTCGGATCGTCGACACCGCGGATGATCGATACCAGTGACAGTGGCATGTGCAGCTCGTTCTGGGCTCATAGGAG AGCCACATCCATTACGAACGTAGCGTATACAGGGGCGGCATTAACGAGGCGTAGTTCCGAGCGCGAACTAACCGACAGTGCGTCGAAGAAACGAGCTACCTCTGCCAGTGGTCTCGACCGATCGACCGACG ACCAACGGCGAATGTCCAGCTCGATGTACGAGGTGTTCAACTGGACGAGCACCAGCGAGTGTCCGAGAAAGCTAACGTTCTCGCTGGCTGGGTCCGGCATCAACATCGACGATCCTCCGACGGCTGCCGAATATCAACCGGCAGCTTCGCGCAATTATGCTAGCGGAAAGG ACGATACAGCAGAAATGAACTATCAGCGCACTGTCAATCGTCGAAAGACCGATCTAATGCCTACCATTCCTAGTCCTCGTGATAGCTCTAGATCGTCTCTCGGTACACACACTCCCAGAACACCAG GCCGAGCGTTCTCGATGACACGCTTGGATCAGCTGGCGCAACCACGACGACGCAACGGCGAGCACATCAGCGCGATTCTGGAGCGCGAGCGCCGTCAGGCCCTGGAGCTGGAGAACCTTACCCGTTTGTCACTGTCCTCGTCCCGCTCGTCGCCGACCGGTAGCGGCGGCAACAGCAAGCGAATGTCGCGCAGCATGTCTCAGCTGGCCGGCAGCGGTGCAAAGTATCGGAACCAATCGCAGGACTCGAATTCCGGTCGCAGTCCCGGCTTCGGCGGAGGTCGCAAGTCATCGTTCAATTCGTCGTCAATTAACAGTGGCAGCACGTCGCCCATGCGTCGCAACGATACCTCCAAGAGCATGTCCCAGCTGAACACGGCCGGCAGCACACCGCGCATCACCAAAACCGAGCGTCTCCGCCAGcagtaccaccaccatcagcagcaacagcagcatcaccaaCAGCATCAGAATCAGCTCCTGGTGACGAACG GTCTTCGTTCCGGTGAAATGACGCCCACCAGTCTGAACACTTCGCGGCCAGGAAGTGCAATGTCCAGCTCGACGACCGCGTCCGGTATCGTATATCGACGAACCCTGCCAGCACAACGTAAACCACGACCGGCCAGTATCGCCGTCACGGGCGTATCTGCTTCCGGCCTGAAGgaag ATAAACCTCCACTCCCAAAGACAGGATCCGGCGCATCGACCGGCAGCGGTGTATCTAGCGCGACCAGCAAACATCGGCTATCGAGCGCTGGTTCCGGCAGCCTCACCACGACCCCTGCAAAATCCGCATCCGGCACGGAAACGCCCACGAAGAAACCGTTGACGCTGCATTCGGCAGAGAAACGTTCCGCGGGCGCGAGAGGTGCCACACCGAAAGCGTCCTCTACGCCGCTGCAATCACCTGGACCGGAGAAGGCATCGCGCAACCTGCTGGATTCGTTGAAGAAATCGGCCGATGGCCCCAAGAAGGTCCCGGCGTCGAAGACTCCCGCTCAAAAGGATGATGCAGTGGTGGTGGAAGCCAAACAGGAACCGCCGTCGGTTGCTGCTCCCAAGGTGGAAGAGCTGAGCGCCCAGCAGGAAGCGATCCTGCAACGTGACGATGGCTCGCAGCAGGCTTCACTGGTAGAGGTGGATCAATCGTTCGGACAAGAGGaacagccacagcagcagcaggaagagGTGGTGGTTCCGGTGCAGCAAGAAGCTCCGGCACCCGCACAGACAGAGGACGCTGAACTACCAAAGCAAGCAGAAGAAGCCGTTACGGTGGAGGTAGTAGAACAAgcgccaaccacgaagcaacaacagcaagctCCATTGGAGCAACAGGACGTTAGTGCTGTTCAAGCAGCAGAGCCTACAATGATGGTCGCGGAAGAGGTACCAGAGAACGTTAACGGTAGTTTAACTGTTGAAGTATCTGGGGCCGGGGCTGACGCAATGACCGCTTCCATGATCGCCAAGCGCATCAACACGGAGGAGGAAGCAAAGGCTGCACTGGCCGAGCGTCGTCGTTTGGCGCGCGAGGAAGCCGAACGACTGGCGGAACTGGAGCGCAAGCGTATCGAGGCCGAGGAGCAGGCCGAGCGGCAGCGCATCCTGGAGGAAGAAGAGCGCCTGCGCAAGCTGGAAGAGGAAACGATCCGGCTGGCCGAGGAGCAGCGGCGCATGGAGGAGGAGCGGCTTCAGCAGGCCATCGAGGAGGCACGCCGACGGGATGAGGAGGAACGCAAGCGGCGCGAAGAGGAAGCTCGGCAAAAGGCGGAGCGCGAGGAGGCCGAGCGTAAGGCGCGCGAGGAAGCCGAACGGCAGCGCGTCGAGATGGCCGAGCGGCTgaagaaggaggaaaaggagcgCGAGGAACGCCGGAAGCGCGTTGAAGCAATCATGTCCCGTACCCGTGCCAAGGGAGCAGCCAACAACACGCCGACAAAG AATAACGAAGACGACAAGGAAAATGCCATGTCCAAGAGCCAGATTGTACTTTCGTCCACGCCGGCCGCCCTACCAACCGGTACTGCCATGTCCGCATCTACCATATCGATGACCGATTCGTTCATTGCGTCCGAAATTCgacaagagcagcagcagcagcagcaacagaccCAACACCAGTCCCTGGAACAGGCGATGGAGTCCCTGTCGctgagcaacaacaacaccaccagtagcaatagcagcagtagcagcagtgacACCCTAGCCAACAGTAGCACCattaacaacaacatcaacaataacaacaacaacaccaacggcGGTAACGTGCAGTTCGACAAGTCCGTGACGGAGAAGGAGAACCTACTGCTCGCCAGCAGTACCGCCGGTGCCGCCGTGGTGGTGGCTAACAACAATCTCAACAACGGTAGCACCAGCAATGGTACCGTGGTCGAACCAGCCACCAACGAGGAAGGCACTAACGGCACCAAGGGTGAGTCGCTTCTACTGACGACGAACGGCAAATCGGAGCAGCAGTCGCCAGCGATGATGGCGAGCAGCAATGGCAGCAGCAATGCCACCACAGCCAACAGCACCTCGGACCTGATCATCGAGGATGCGCTGATGGGCCAAACCAACGGACACAAGAACGGCACCATGGACAATGTGTT TGCTGTGAATGATTCGATGAAGGCGCAGACCGTTCCGACCGAACTAACTAACAATTTCTACACGCCGAAAAATGGTGATCATCACCAGAACGGCGACAGCAGCGGCGACGGCGCTGATCGGGACGCATACCCTTCCTTGATCGAGCCGAACACTGCCGGaacggaacagcagcagcactgctCGTCCTTTGACTCGTCTGGCACTGTCTCCACTGCCACGACAGAAACAACCATCGTTATGGCGGACGGTGCAAGCACCAATGCTGACCAGCTGATCGATTTCGCTAGCTTTTCCACCAGCGAGGAACCGTTCGGCCATTCGATGCCTCGCGATGCAAGCGTCAGCGATGCTAACTTCAACCCGCTTCTCGCCTCTCCCGCGTTCGGCGGTagtgttgctggtgctggcaGCGAGAACGAGACGAGCCTAGCGCAACATACACCCCTCGATGTGCATAACATATCCAACAACAATAGTATTAACCCCTTCTTCACTGTGAGCGATCCCGTGCTGCTCGACAGCAAACGACGAGAGTCTGGTGGAAACGATGCACCCGAAGCGGTCCTCTTTGATCTAACCCTTGATAACACCGGGAACggcggcagcaacaacagtatCACTAGCAGTCCCTTtttcaataacaacaacaacaataacactgCACCATCATCCAACAACACTCCCTGGCTAGTCTCGGCGACAACCGACGGTCAAGAGAATCGAG ACTTGTCGCTCTTGTGA